A genomic stretch from Chiloscyllium plagiosum isolate BGI_BamShark_2017 chromosome 2, ASM401019v2, whole genome shotgun sequence includes:
- the LOC122557804 gene encoding LOW QUALITY PROTEIN: transmembrane protein 186-like (The sequence of the model RefSeq protein was modified relative to this genomic sequence to represent the inferred CDS: inserted 1 base in 1 codon), whose product MQHRQMSVNVQEHRMEPKPKYPDSEHFTMIHRFHGIRFLRAVSQLKVLQTSITVTLVPTFYYFYLQEQVQYVLLAYITGLSDFAVLMLYFMIWRCRYYLRRFLGMLYLNASRTTLKVSHLTFWRRRVDFYVAVQDAMCLGNTGDTANEIILQFTQYNKTEIXYFTSKFGQVVDKQKFLQVFGNNQLNDFTH is encoded by the exons ATGCAACACAGGCAAATGTCTGTAAATGTCCAGGAACACAGGATGGAGCCAAAGCCCAAATATCCAGATAGTGAACACTTCACAATGATACATAGGTTTCATGGAATAAGATTCCTGAGAGCTGTTTCGCAACTAAAAGTACTTCAGACTAGCATAACTGTCACACTTGTAcccacattttattatttttacctGCAGGAACAAGTGCAATATGTTCTCCTTGCTTATATCACTGGATTATCAGATTTTGCTGTACTCATGCtttatttcatgatttggagatgccg GTATTATTTAAGACGATTCTTAGGAATGCTGTATCTAAATGCCTCTAGAACCACTCTAAAGGTTTCACATTTGACCTTTTGGAGAAGAAGAGTTGATTTTTATGTTGCTGTTCAAGATGCCATGTGTCTTGGAAATACAGGGGACACAGCAAATGAAATTATTTTACAGTTTACACAATATAATAAAACTGAGA TTTATTTCACAAGTAAGTTTGGGCAGGTAGTTGATAAGCAAAAATTCCTTCAAGTATTTGGTAATAATCAATTAAATGATTTCACTCATTAG